CCGTTCAGGTGTATTTGCAAAAATGAAAGCCGCCCTCCCAGTAACATTTTTTTACGCACTCGCATTGACGCTCAGTCTACTGGCATCACCTATACCGGCAGATGGCCTGGAGCCGCCCCTAACTCTTGCCTTCCAAAAGGGGGAAAGCCTCAAATATCAAATTAAATGGCTCGGGCTAGCTATCGCGACAACACGCATTAGCGTTGATGGCCCTCTGAGGTGGCAGGGCAACAATGTTTTCCGCTTTCATGGACGCCTGAAAACTGTCGGAATACTTAGGCGCTTAATTAAGGTGAACGATGAGGTTACGAGCTATTCGGATGATTTGAATCTAAACAGCCTCCGCATCGAAACATCTCAACACGAGGGGCGCTATCGAGCCCGAAGATGGAATGTTTTCAAAAATGGCAGGGCCTCCTACAACAGGCCAGGCCGGCCGCCTCGTTATTATGAGCTGCCCGGCCCCGTGAAGGATCTTCTGGGCGGCCTCTACAAGGTGCGGACAGCTAAACTAAGACCCTCTCAAAAAACCGTTATCAGGGTATTTCACAACAAAAAACTCTACCCTGTTCGCCTAAGCGTTATCGGCCTTGAGAAAACGGAAACTCTTTGGGGCCCCCTCAGCACCCTTGTCATAAAGCCCGAATTTATCGGCAATGATTATCTCAACAGCTTTGGAAGCGCATGGGTTTACGTCACAGCCGACCGGTATCGCGTTCCCGTCAGATTTGAAAGTAAAACATGGCTCGGCCCGGCGGTGGTGCACCTGATAGAGAGCAGAGGTATTCCATCCGGCCCCCTGTCGCGGGCGCCGCGCAGGAAAATTGAGAACTGGAGGGGCAAAGGAAAACGGATTAAAGAGGGAAAAGGAGGCGGCCTAATAAACCTAAAGAACATCATTAGGAAAAACGTCTCAAGTCATTATAACAAAAAGAATAAAAGATTAGGCGAAAATCAAATCCTGCAACCTCGGCCAAAGGAATAGACACACACAATCAGCTAAATTTTATTGATTCTCTGCCAGGGCGCTTTGGTTTTTGATTCAGTCGTAATATCCCAAATTTCCTTCAATAAAATTTCTGACGAATTTATCCTGTTTTCTATTGACAGACGAACAATGTTAATTTAGATTAACAATGTTTGATCGAGATATCCTCCTCAAACAACTGGAGAGCAGACATGCCGACCCTGATGTCAAAAGGAAAAGGCGAGCTTTCACCCAGCCTCGAGCACTATCTCCGATCGGTATATGACCTTCAGGAGGAGAAGGGCTACGCCCGCGTCACAGACATTGCCGAGAGTCTTGGAGTTGCGAAATCTGCTGTCTCTGCGGCCCTCAAAACATTGCGCACCTCGGGCTTGGTGGATCATCGGGTATACGAAAGCATCCTCCTCACCGAAAAAGGACGCGCCCAGGCGAAAAGCGTATCGGGAAAATTTGCCATCTTGCTTGAGTTTCTCATGGAAATATTAGGGATTGAGGAAAAACAGGCCCTCGCCGACGCCTGCTTGATGGAGCACTATGTGAGCGCCAATTCGATGGACCGCTTTCTCGATTTGCTGCGTTTTTTTGAGGATCGGAACCACCAGGAGGCCCTTGAGGCTTTTCGCGCCTTTAGGCGCTCCTGTGAGAGCGAGGACAACTGCCCTACCTGTACTTATCACTGTGACGTGAGCGCCCAGGACGTTAATGTCAACGATGCGGACGTCAAAGACACGGGCCTCCAGGAGTTGGGGGTATTACCAGACTAATAGGTGTTCAAATTCGATACATTTCAGCCAGCGCTACAAACAGGCGGCTACAGCGACAGGAAACAACCGTTAAATGATTGATATTACATACGATATGGCGACAAACTCTTATGTGCGACATGTGGCACTCAATTCAGGCGTCGCAAACATTCGCCAAAGGAGAATTAGCTGATGAATCAAGTCACACAGCCGTCCCCCACCGCCATCATATGTATCGGCTATCGATTCAACGACCAGCCAATTATTGAATCAAGTGAGTTATTCGGGGCAAGCCGCTCTGCGATAATCCGTCACCAAGATGAGGCGTACACCCTGGAAAAACCCGCAACGGGAAACTAATTCTTAAAAAATAGGACTTACCGACGAGGGCTTTTAGAGCCTTAAATACTAGTCAACGCGCGATTCCTAGCCAGCACAGACTTTAATTTTTAAACCGTGCAAGCAAACCGGAGGAGAGCAATCACCCATGGGAGGTGAATCATGAAAAGAATGATCCTGTTATTTGGTTGCTCACTATCCTTGCTCGTCTCTAGCGGCATGGCCGTATTCAACCCAGGGATTACAGAGGCCGCCGGCGAAGTTAACCTCTACTCTTATCGCCAGCCATTTTTGATAAAACCTATCCTCAATAAATTTACGCAAAACACTGGGATCAAGGTCAATATCATGTTCGCCAAAAAGGGCATACTTGAAAAAATCAAGGCAACCCCAGGCGCTGCGGACGCTGTATTGACTTCCGATATTGGCAGCTTGAACGACTTGACCGAGGCTGGGGTTCTTCAACCTGTCAAATCAAAAAGCCTCAAACAAAACATCCCTGCGGCTTACCGCCATCCCGATGGTTATTGGTTTGGATTAACTATGCGAGCGCGTGTTCTTTTCGTAAGTAAGGACAGGATAGAGCCCGGCCAAGTAACATCATATGAAGACCTGACAAAACCCGAACTCCGTGGCCGCATCTGTGTTCGCTCCGGCAAACACACCTACAACATTTCGCTATTCGCATCAATTATCACGCACAAAGGAGAGGCTTTCACACGCAAATGGCTCAAAGGCCTACAAGCAAACTTAGCTCGCAAACCCAGCGGCAACGACCGTGCCCAGGCAAAAGCGATTTATACTGGCCAGTGCGACATCGGAATTGCCAACACCTATTACATGGGGAAAATGCAGACAAATAAGAAAAAGGCCGCGCAGAAAAAATGGGCCGCCTCTATCAGAATCGTATTCCCAAACCAAAATGATCGAGGAACACACGTTAACGTAAGTGGAGGTGCCATCACCAAAGGGGCACGAAATCTTGCTAATGCTATCAAATTACTTGAATTCCTCAGTGACAACCATGCACAACAGTTCTACGCGGGACAAAATTTCGAATATCCACTAAAAGCCGGAGTCGCCGTCCATCCACTTGTTAAATCGTGGGGTGAATTCAAGGCAGACACGGTCAGCCTGGCAACTGTCGCAAAGCACAGAAAAACGGCATCAAAATTAGTTGACCTGGTCGACTTTAATAATTTCAAAAAGACTTCAGGAAATTAGTTGCCAAACACCAAAAAATGCTCGGGTGAACAATTCACCCGAGCATTTTTTTCACGGCGAGTGCGACATGGGGCGATTAAATGATTGCTACAACAAATAACCCTGCCCTGACTCGTCGGATTTTCACCTCGCTTCCAACTGACTTATGGACTGCCGGCACACTAACAATCGCCGCTTTAGTTGCCGCACCTATCATTTCGGTCCTGCTCCTTGCGCTATCCCCAAGCAATGACATTTGGTATCACCTGGTCTCCACTGTTCTCCCTCGCTACATACGGACAACTCTCTTGTTGATGATTGGCGTTGGAATAGGCACTGCCACAATCGGAACAGGAACCGCTTGGCTCGTCACCCTATGTAATTTTCCGGGCAGACGAGCATTTGAATGGGCCCTTCTCCTCCCACTTGCCATACCCGCCTATGTGGTCGCTTATGTCTATACAGACATCCTTGAATTCGCAGGACCTGTCCAAACGACGTTACGCGATTTTTTTGGCTGGAAGTCTGGGCGAGACTACTGGTTCCCCGAAATACGCTCGCTCGGCGGTGCCATCATTATGATGACACTCTCCCTATATCCCTACGTCTACCTTCTCGCTCGAATCGCTTTCCTTCAGCAATCAATTTCCGTCCTGGAGGCATGTCGCACCCTTGGGCGAGGTCCATGGCGCGCTTTCTTCCAGATAGCGCTTCCGCTTGCACGACCAGCTGTAGTTGTCGGTGTGAGCCTAGTACTGATGGAAGCTCTAAATGATTTTGGTATCGTAGATTTTTTCTCAATCGAAACCCTGACAGCAGGCATTTACGATGTATGGCTTAATATGAACAACGCGCCTGGGGCCGCCCAATTGGCTACGGCATCCCTTGCGTTTGTCCTGTCACTAGTTGGCATTGAAAGGTATTCACGTCGCAAACAGCAAAATTACCAAACCGCCTCAAAATACAATCCCATTTCCAGCTATTCTCTTACGCGAGGCAAATCCTTTCTTGCCTTTCTCTCCTGCCTGCTTCCAATAGCACTTGGTTTTTTAATCCCTGCTGGCGTATTGCTCGTATATGCAACTCAATTTTACGAGGAAAGCTTATCGGCAAATTTTCTACTCTATGCCCGAAATAGTTTGGTACTTTCGTCTCTCAGCGCCACAATCGCCACTATACTCGGACTTTTTCTGGCATATGGCGTCAGATTAAGTGGCAATTGGGTCGTATTGGCTGCTACTCGATTCGCAAGCATCGGATATGCCATACCAGGCGCAGTCCTTGCTGTTGGCGTCATTATTCCCCTCTCACGAGCCGACTCAACTTTAAACAACATTTCGGAATCCGTTTTTGGCATACCGACAGGATTTTTATTTAGTGGAACAATCATCGCCATCACATACGGCTACTTGGTTCGTTTTCTTGCCCTCTCTTTTGGAACCGCCGAAGCGGGCCTTTCGAAAATCACATCAAACATGGACGGTGCCGCGCGCACACTTGGGCTAAGTCCAACAAGAACTCTTATCCGTGTTCATTTTCCGATCTTGAAAGGAAATATACTTACAGCCGCTATACTGGTGTTTGTTGACACAATGAAAGAATTGCCCATGACGTTGATTTTGAGACCCTTCAATTATGGGACTCTCGCGACTCATGTTCATCAATTCGCCTCTGATGAACTTTTGGAAGAAAGCGCCCTTGGAGCACTGGCGATAGTTGCAGCAGGCATACTTCCGGTTATTCTCCTAAGCGCGACTATACGAAACACACGGCCTAGACACTATAGCGAAGAAAGGATAAGGCTTTGAGTGGATTACACCTGAAGAACATCCACCATGCTTACGGCAATAACCGCGTCATCCGTGGCGCTAGTATGAAAATTGAGTTCGGGGAATTTATCTGTCTGATCGGCCCTTCGGGATGTGGAAAAACCACGCTACTTAGATTGGTTGCAGGCCTTGAATCTTTACAGCAAGGAAACATTCATATTGGAGACACCACAGTCTCGAACTCTGATGAGGGACTTCAAGTTCCCCCGGAAAAACGTGGCGTTGGACTTATGTTTCAGGATTTTGCACTTTTTCCCCATCTCACAATATTCGAGAACATCGTCTTCGGATTACCCAAACCATCAAAAGAGCGAATACGTTTAGTTCGAGATACGATGAGAGAAATGGGCATTTCTGATTTATCAGATGCTTATCCGCATATGCTCTCAGGGGGACAGCAACAGCGGGTCGCTCTTCTACGTGCACTGGCACCACAGCCTGAACTCGTCTTGTTGGATGAACCGTTCTCTGGCCTCGACATTAACCTCCGAGTTCAAATTCGCGAAGAAACACTCTCAGCACTTAAAAAGACCGGCACAACAGCTCTCATGGTCACCCATGACCCTCAAGAAGCAATGTTCATGGCTGATCGCATCATGGTGATGAATCGCGGCCAAATAGAGCAAATAGGGACTCCTCGCGAGATTTATCAATTTCCCATTACGGAATATGTCGCTCGCTTTGTAGGACAGACCAACATCCTTCCTGGAATAGTTCTCGATTCGGGATACGACGAAATAATGACTTCGATCGGCCCTGTTCCTTGCCTTTCTATGCGCGGCCTAGGGTTTGGGACAGATGCGTTTATCTCAATTCGTCCCGAGAGTTTCGCCATAGATCCCGAGGGTCAACTGCAAGTAGAGGTAATTCAGGTACGTTATGGAGGAAACTACACGATTCTCGAAGTGAAATTACTAGAAGAAATTGGAAAAGGGCAGGAACTCAAAGTTCATGTTCAACCGAATATTCGTGTCGATGTCGGCGAAAAGATCAGACTTAGAATTATTCCAGATTTCGTCACCGTAATAGAGGACGCGGAGGCCAACGGAAACTAACGTACGACCTGTAATGTTACTTGATTATAGGCAGGAAGCTTTTTTCAGAGATTATTTTATCACCCTCAAAATCAAATCTTTTACCTTTCGAGTAATACCACCAAACTTCACCATTTTCTTTACCTTTGCGAATCTCCTCCGCAATACCGAATCGGCGTATAGTATTTGCGCGGGGCGAACTGGGAGGGTGGGCCTTCAAGGTTTCCTGCACTTTTGACCATGCACCGTGAAATGAGAGTTTAAAATCAAACAACCATGAATTGCCTTTCGTCACTCTTTGGGTAATATCGATTCGATTCGGTCGTGCATATTTGACTTCATCAAAAAGACCTCGTTCATAAAAACTCAAATAATACTTCCTTCTTCCACCCAGAAGAGGCAAGGAAACACGATATGTACCATCCGAGGCGGTTAGCCCCGAGGCAAGAAGTTTCCTTTTTTTTAACTCAAACCTTGGGTCAGACTGCAAGGATACGTTCGAGGATGACACTCGCACTGGCAATTGGCCAACAGGCATCCCCGCCTCGTCAGTTATGAAACCAGCAATAATAAAGTGACGGGATTTTGGGGGGATTTTCGTAGTATTCCCCTGCTTAGAAACAGGGGGCACACCGCCGCACCCAGAGGACAACAAAAAAAAGAGACAGACGAATCCTACTGGCAAGCAGCGAAATATTCTCATCGCCCGCAGCAATGTTTGAATTTTTTCCCGCTTCCACAAGGGCATGGCTGATTCCGCCCGACCTTCGGTGTTTCTCGGCGAACAGGAGTGGGTGTCTTCACAGCAGCAGCTGCAGAGCCATCATCAAAGGCAGCAACATCGTCGTGCATCATATAAATTTCCTGCTCACGCTCATGCTCCTCAAGTTGAATCCCTTCATCCCTCACATCTAATTTATAGAGGTAGAGGAGCGTTTCGGAGTCAATACGATCATTGAGCGTCCCGAACATCTCGAAAGCTTCTTTTTTATACTCATTGAGAGGATCAACTTGGGCATAACCGCGTAGACCGATGCCCTCCTTGAGGTGCTCCATTCCTGTCAGATGATCCTTCCACTGCGCGTCAAGGATTTGGAGATAGACCATGCGCTCAAGCTCTCGAACCATCTCATCCTCGAAATCACCATACTTCATCTGATACACATCTTCGATAAGAGAATGGAGTTTATCAACGACCAAATCCCGCGTCTCTTCTTCGATATCGATTTTGCATTGAGGATCTTCAAAAACTATTTCATTCGAATCCAGCCTTCCAGAAATGCCGTACTGCCGCTCGAATGCTATAAGAAATCCTTCCAAATCCCATTCTTCATAATGCTCGGATTCGGGCATAGAAACATCCATCATGTCCTCGAGAACCCCAGCAGCCACATCTTTGACCTGTTCTGAAATATCGGCTCCCTCAAGGATTGATTTTCGAAGCTGGTAGATGATTTCTCTTTGTTTGTTCATCACATCGTCGTATTTTAGAATTTGCTTACGCATCTCGAAGTGATGAGCCTCAACACGCTTCTGAGCACCTTCGATAGAGCGCGTAACCATCTTCGCCTCGATAGGCACGCCCTCCTCCATCCCAAGCTTTTCCATAATCCCGCTTATTCTATCCGAACCGAAAATACGTAGCAGATCGTCTTCAAGGGAGAGATAAAACCTTGAACTTCCAGGATCGCCTTGCCTGCCGGAGCGTCCACGCAACTGATTATCGATTCGGCGACTCTCATGTCTTTCCGTAGCAATGACATGAAGCCCCCCCAGGGCAACGACATCATCATGCTCTTTTCCTGTCTGGGCTGTGTATTTAAGGAATGCCGCCTCATATTCAGCCCCCTCATTCGCATCAACTTCAGAGGTTGCCAAGAACTCAGGATTTCCGCCTAAGAGAATATCTGTTCCGCGCCCAGCCATATTGGTAGATAGCGTTATGGCACCTTTCCTACCAGCCTGTGCAATGATCTCGGCTTCGCTTTGATGATTTTTAGCATTAAGCACATTGTGAGGAATCTTTGCCCTTCGGAGAATGGTAGAGAGCTGCTCACTTTTTTCGATGTTGGTAGTTCCGACCAAAACAGGCCGCCCACACTGGTAGCATTCATCGATCTCCAAAATCACGGCGTCGAGCTTTTCTTTCTCAGTTCGATA
The window above is part of the Nitrospinaceae bacterium genome. Proteins encoded here:
- a CDS encoding DUF3108 domain-containing protein: MKAALPVTFFYALALTLSLLASPIPADGLEPPLTLAFQKGESLKYQIKWLGLAIATTRISVDGPLRWQGNNVFRFHGRLKTVGILRRLIKVNDEVTSYSDDLNLNSLRIETSQHEGRYRARRWNVFKNGRASYNRPGRPPRYYELPGPVKDLLGGLYKVRTAKLRPSQKTVIRVFHNKKLYPVRLSVIGLEKTETLWGPLSTLVIKPEFIGNDYLNSFGSAWVYVTADRYRVPVRFESKTWLGPAVVHLIESRGIPSGPLSRAPRRKIENWRGKGKRIKEGKGGGLINLKNIIRKNVSSHYNKKNKRLGENQILQPRPKE
- a CDS encoding ABC transporter ATP-binding protein, translating into MSGLHLKNIHHAYGNNRVIRGASMKIEFGEFICLIGPSGCGKTTLLRLVAGLESLQQGNIHIGDTTVSNSDEGLQVPPEKRGVGLMFQDFALFPHLTIFENIVFGLPKPSKERIRLVRDTMREMGISDLSDAYPHMLSGGQQQRVALLRALAPQPELVLLDEPFSGLDINLRVQIREETLSALKKTGTTALMVTHDPQEAMFMADRIMVMNRGQIEQIGTPREIYQFPITEYVARFVGQTNILPGIVLDSGYDEIMTSIGPVPCLSMRGLGFGTDAFISIRPESFAIDPEGQLQVEVIQVRYGGNYTILEVKLLEEIGKGQELKVHVQPNIRVDVGEKIRLRIIPDFVTVIEDAEANGN
- the hemP gene encoding hemin uptake protein HemP, with translation MNQVTQPSPTAIICIGYRFNDQPIIESSELFGASRSAIIRHQDEAYTLEKPATGN
- a CDS encoding iron ABC transporter permease is translated as MIATTNNPALTRRIFTSLPTDLWTAGTLTIAALVAAPIISVLLLALSPSNDIWYHLVSTVLPRYIRTTLLLMIGVGIGTATIGTGTAWLVTLCNFPGRRAFEWALLLPLAIPAYVVAYVYTDILEFAGPVQTTLRDFFGWKSGRDYWFPEIRSLGGAIIMMTLSLYPYVYLLARIAFLQQSISVLEACRTLGRGPWRAFFQIALPLARPAVVVGVSLVLMEALNDFGIVDFFSIETLTAGIYDVWLNMNNAPGAAQLATASLAFVLSLVGIERYSRRKQQNYQTASKYNPISSYSLTRGKSFLAFLSCLLPIALGFLIPAGVLLVYATQFYEESLSANFLLYARNSLVLSSLSATIATILGLFLAYGVRLSGNWVVLAATRFASIGYAIPGAVLAVGVIIPLSRADSTLNNISESVFGIPTGFLFSGTIIAITYGYLVRFLALSFGTAEAGLSKITSNMDGAARTLGLSPTRTLIRVHFPILKGNILTAAILVFVDTMKELPMTLILRPFNYGTLATHVHQFASDELLEESALGALAIVAAGILPVILLSATIRNTRPRHYSEERIRL
- the secA gene encoding preprotein translocase subunit SecA — its product is FDVQIIGGVVLHQGKIAEMKTGEGKTLVATLPAYLNAMARKGVHIVTVNDYLAQRDAEWMGRIYKGLGLTVGSIQHDMDDDERRAVYAADITFGTNNEFGFDYLRDNMKFEKGGFVQRELNFAIVDEVDSILIDEARTPLIISGPAEEATRLYGQINALVGPLLKEIEGEVEVPVSPDDYIEGGKDNISKKNYEFLIVDEKSRTVNLKEVGVAECEKILRKADVLAQGVSLFDMGSITLLHHVEQALKAHALFEKDVDYVVKDDEVVIVDEFTGRLMSGRRYSDGLHQALEAKERVKVQEENITLATITFQNYFRLYSKLAGMTGTADTEASEFLEIYKLPVMLIPTNKDLIRLELSDQVYRTEKEKLDAVILEIDECYQCGRPVLVGTTNIEKSEQLSTILRRAKIPHNVLNAKNHQSEAEIIAQAGRKGAITLSTNMAGRGTDILLGGNPEFLATSEVDANEGAEYEAAFLKYTAQTGKEHDDVVALGGLHVIATERHESRRIDNQLRGRSGRQGDPGSSRFYLSLEDDLLRIFGSDRISGIMEKLGMEEGVPIEAKMVTRSIEGAQKRVEAHHFEMRKQILKYDDVMNKQREIIYQLRKSILEGADISEQVKDVAAGVLEDMMDVSMPESEHYEEWDLEGFLIAFERQYGISGRLDSNEIVFEDPQCKIDIEEETRDLVVDKLHSLIEDVYQMKYGDFEDEMVRELERMVYLQILDAQWKDHLTGMEHLKEGIGLRGYAQVDPLNEYKKEAFEMFGTLNDRIDSETLLYLYKLDVRDEGIQLEEHEREQEIYMMHDDVAAFDDGSAAAAVKTPTPVRRETPKVGRNQPCPCGSGKKFKHCCGR
- a CDS encoding extracellular solute-binding protein yields the protein MAVFNPGITEAAGEVNLYSYRQPFLIKPILNKFTQNTGIKVNIMFAKKGILEKIKATPGAADAVLTSDIGSLNDLTEAGVLQPVKSKSLKQNIPAAYRHPDGYWFGLTMRARVLFVSKDRIEPGQVTSYEDLTKPELRGRICVRSGKHTYNISLFASIITHKGEAFTRKWLKGLQANLARKPSGNDRAQAKAIYTGQCDIGIANTYYMGKMQTNKKKAAQKKWAASIRIVFPNQNDRGTHVNVSGGAITKGARNLANAIKLLEFLSDNHAQQFYAGQNFEYPLKAGVAVHPLVKSWGEFKADTVSLATVAKHRKTASKLVDLVDFNNFKKTSGN
- a CDS encoding metal-dependent transcriptional regulator, which translates into the protein MPTLMSKGKGELSPSLEHYLRSVYDLQEEKGYARVTDIAESLGVAKSAVSAALKTLRTSGLVDHRVYESILLTEKGRAQAKSVSGKFAILLEFLMEILGIEEKQALADACLMEHYVSANSMDRFLDLLRFFEDRNHQEALEAFRAFRRSCESEDNCPTCTYHCDVSAQDVNVNDADVKDTGLQELGVLPD